The Kluyvera intermedia genome window below encodes:
- a CDS encoding calcium/sodium antiporter, with the protein MLLATALLIIGLLLVVYSADRLVYSASILCRALGIPPLIIGMTVVSIGTSLPEIIVAAAASLHGQVDVAVGTAIGSNIVNILLILGLTALFHPFTVHSDILRREIPLMLVVSLLAGYVLYDGELSRLDGIFLFILTALWLLFIIKIARLAERQGNDKFTQQQLAELPRDGSLPVACLWLGVALIIMPMATRMVIDNATVLANYFAMSELTIGLTIIALGTSLPELATAIAGVRKGENDIAVGNIIGSNFFNIAIVLGLPALIAPGTFNPLAFSRDYGVMVLVSVVFALLCWRRRQVGRGAGLLLISGFVVWLAVLYWGAPLFIE; encoded by the coding sequence ATGCTCTTAGCCACGGCTCTGTTAATTATTGGTTTACTTCTGGTGGTCTATAGCGCTGACCGCCTGGTGTATTCCGCCTCCATTTTGTGCCGTGCTCTAGGGATCCCGCCGCTGATTATCGGCATGACTGTTGTCAGTATAGGCACATCGCTACCAGAAATTATTGTTGCCGCCGCCGCATCGCTCCATGGGCAGGTGGATGTCGCTGTCGGAACCGCCATCGGATCAAACATTGTCAACATTCTACTGATCCTCGGACTGACCGCCCTGTTCCACCCATTTACCGTGCATTCTGATATCCTGCGCCGCGAAATACCGCTAATGTTGGTAGTGAGCCTGCTGGCAGGGTATGTGTTGTATGATGGTGAGCTTTCCCGTCTTGACGGCATATTTTTATTTATTCTCACCGCCCTTTGGCTGTTGTTTATTATTAAAATAGCCAGATTGGCCGAACGCCAGGGCAACGATAAGTTTACGCAACAGCAGCTTGCCGAGCTGCCGCGCGATGGCTCCTTACCCGTCGCCTGTTTATGGCTGGGCGTAGCCTTAATCATCATGCCAATGGCGACACGGATGGTGATTGATAACGCAACGGTGCTAGCAAACTATTTTGCCATGAGTGAACTGACCATCGGCTTAACGATTATCGCGCTGGGCACCAGTTTACCGGAGCTTGCCACCGCGATTGCCGGTGTACGCAAGGGTGAGAATGATATCGCCGTCGGCAATATCATCGGCTCCAATTTCTTTAATATCGCCATTGTACTGGGGCTCCCCGCGCTTATCGCGCCGGGAACCTTCAACCCGCTCGCGTTCTCCCGCGACTATGGCGTCATGGTACTGGTGAGCGTGGTGTTTGCTCTACTGTGCTGGCGTCGTAGGCAGGTCGGCCGCGGCGCGGGACTGCTGTTAATCAGCGGGTTTGTTGTATGGCTGGCAGTGCTCTATTGGGGCGCGCCGCTTTTCATCGAATGA
- the mlaE gene encoding lipid asymmetry maintenance ABC transporter permease subunit MlaE — protein sequence MLLNALAALGHRGIKTIATFGRAGLMLFNAVVGKPEFRKHGPLLVRQLYNVGVLSLVIIIVSGVFIGMVLGLQGYLVLTTYSAETSLGMLVALSLLRELGPVVAALLFAGRAGSALTAEIGLMRATEQLSSMEMMAVDPLRRVISPRFWAGVISLPLLTIIFVAVGIWGGSLVGVSWKGIDAGFFWSAMQNAVDWRLDLVNCLIKSVVFAITVTWIALFNGYDAIPTSAGISRATTRTVVHASLAVLGLDFVLTALMFGN from the coding sequence ATGCTGTTAAATGCACTGGCAGCGCTGGGACATCGCGGGATTAAGACCATCGCGACGTTTGGGCGCGCCGGGTTAATGTTATTCAATGCCGTCGTCGGCAAACCCGAATTCCGCAAGCACGGACCGTTGCTGGTTCGTCAGCTTTATAACGTTGGCGTGCTTTCTCTGGTTATCATTATTGTGTCGGGCGTGTTTATCGGCATGGTGCTGGGGTTGCAAGGGTATCTGGTGCTGACCACTTACAGCGCTGAGACCAGTCTCGGTATGCTGGTCGCGCTCTCGTTACTGCGTGAGCTGGGGCCGGTGGTTGCCGCGCTGCTGTTCGCCGGGCGCGCGGGTTCGGCATTGACCGCTGAAATTGGCCTGATGCGCGCCACCGAGCAACTCTCCAGCATGGAAATGATGGCAGTCGATCCGCTGCGTCGCGTAATTTCTCCGCGCTTTTGGGCGGGCGTCATCTCTTTGCCGCTGTTGACCATTATTTTCGTCGCTGTGGGTATTTGGGGCGGCTCTCTGGTCGGCGTCAGTTGGAAAGGGATTGATGCCGGGTTCTTCTGGTCGGCAATGCAAAATGCGGTGGACTGGCGTCTTGATCTGGTGAACTGCCTGATTAAGAGCGTTGTTTTCGCCATTACGGTGACATGGATTGCGTTATTTAACGGTTACGATGCGATCCCCACTTCTGCCGGAATCAGCCGCGCGACCACCCGTACCGTGGTGCATGCGTCGCTGGCGGTTCTTGGGCTGGACTTTGTGCTGACGGCACTGATGTTTGGGAATTGA
- the mlaF gene encoding phospholipid ABC transporter ATP-binding protein MlaF, with translation MSQNLANLVDMHDVTFTRGNRVIFDNISLSVPRGKITAIMGPSGIGKTTLLRLIGGQIPPDSGEILFDGENVPQMSRSRLYTVRKRMSMLFQSGALFTDLNVFDNVAYPIREHTNLPAPLLKSTVMMKLEAVGLRGAAKLMPSELSGGMARRAALARAIALEPDLIMFDEPFVGQDPITMGVLVKLISELNSALGVTCIVVSHDVPEVLSIADFAYIMADRKIIAHGSATSLQENADPRVRQFLDGIADGPVPFRYPAGDYRRDLIGTGS, from the coding sequence ATGAGCCAAAATCTAGCGAATTTAGTCGATATGCACGACGTCACCTTTACGCGTGGCAATCGGGTTATCTTCGACAACATCTCGCTTTCGGTGCCGCGCGGTAAAATCACTGCGATTATGGGGCCGTCGGGGATTGGCAAGACCACCCTGTTACGCCTGATTGGCGGGCAGATCCCCCCGGATAGCGGAGAAATCCTCTTTGATGGCGAGAATGTGCCGCAGATGTCACGATCTCGTCTTTACACCGTGCGCAAGCGCATGAGTATGCTGTTTCAGTCTGGGGCATTGTTCACAGACCTGAACGTGTTTGACAACGTGGCTTATCCGATTCGCGAGCACACTAATCTGCCCGCGCCGCTGCTAAAAAGCACGGTGATGATGAAACTGGAAGCCGTTGGTCTGCGCGGGGCGGCGAAGCTGATGCCGTCTGAACTGTCCGGCGGGATGGCGCGGCGTGCGGCGCTGGCCAGAGCCATTGCGCTGGAGCCGGATCTCATCATGTTTGATGAACCGTTTGTCGGCCAGGATCCGATAACCATGGGCGTACTGGTGAAGCTGATTTCTGAACTCAACAGTGCGCTGGGTGTCACTTGTATTGTGGTTTCCCACGATGTACCGGAAGTGCTGAGCATTGCCGATTTCGCCTACATCATGGCAGACCGAAAAATCATCGCTCATGGGAGCGCAACGTCGTTGCAGGAAAACGCCGATCCTCGTGTGCGTCAGTTCCTCGACGGTATCGCCGACGGCCCGGTGCCGTTCCGTTATCCGGCGGGCGACTACCGCCGCGATCTCATTGGTACAGGGAGTTAA